A part of Bacillus thuringiensis genomic DNA contains:
- a CDS encoding helix-turn-helix domain-containing protein, translating to MNALYITVEEAAEYLNLPKSYIEELIQKKQIRALFDGEQYLLNKEQFNTHLEQMEKYKQLVEEILNEPIPEDMDVKDED from the coding sequence ATGAACGCGTTGTATATAACAGTAGAAGAAGCTGCGGAGTATTTGAATTTACCAAAGTCGTATATTGAAGAGCTAATTCAGAAAAAGCAAATTCGTGCTCTATTCGATGGAGAGCAATATTTATTAAATAAAGAACAATTCAATACACATTTAGAACAAATGGAGAAATATAAGCAATTAGTGGAAGAAATATTGAACGAACCAATTCCAGAAGATATGGATGTTAAAGACGAAGATTAA
- a CDS encoding DUF2642 domain-containing protein, producing the protein MNELNKSIGENIYIKLIGEKRFKGVLIDVGNDIVVLYNGQDYVYISLYHVQYYKFLRPYDEEISKPDVDSVIKRESPSISLRKVLSTSKGIFTEVYVAGNAPIHGYVTSVMNDYIVFYSPVYKTVYISLKHLKWLIPYKENQVPYALNKNELPVNPLNITLARTFEEQLIKMAGKIMVFDLGEESNKIGKMAKIDEGHIEILKARDAKMYVNIQHVKSVHCP; encoded by the coding sequence ATGAATGAGTTAAACAAAAGTATTGGAGAAAATATATATATTAAATTAATCGGTGAAAAAAGGTTTAAAGGTGTATTAATAGACGTAGGGAATGATATTGTTGTTCTTTACAATGGACAAGACTACGTATATATATCTTTATACCATGTACAATATTATAAATTTTTAAGACCATATGATGAAGAAATATCAAAACCAGATGTTGATTCTGTAATTAAGAGAGAATCACCTTCCATTTCTTTGAGAAAAGTATTAAGTACTTCTAAAGGAATTTTTACAGAAGTTTATGTAGCAGGAAATGCTCCAATACATGGTTATGTTACAAGTGTAATGAACGATTATATTGTTTTTTATAGTCCAGTTTATAAAACAGTATATATATCTTTAAAGCATTTAAAATGGTTAATTCCGTATAAAGAAAATCAAGTTCCTTATGCCCTCAATAAAAATGAACTCCCCGTGAATCCGCTAAATATTACGTTAGCTAGAACGTTTGAAGAACAGCTTATTAAAATGGCTGGGAAAATTATGGTGTTCGATTTAGGTGAGGAATCTAATAAAATCGGAAAGATGGCGAAGATTGATGAGGGGCATATTGAAATATTAAAAGCACGTGATGCAAAAATGTATGTAAATATTCAACATGTAAAATCTGTCCATTGTCCGTAG
- a CDS encoding MFS transporter, with the protein MQPSAPPHLESTETIFSSSITKLVVFICWLAILADGYDLGIYGAVLPKLLEDKSWALSPAHAGTIASYALFGMFIGAILVGTITDLIGRKWTLICCLALFSITMGLAALAPSPELFGLSRFIGGIGLGGVIPTASALTVEYSPKKRQSFIYALMFTGYPLGIVLGAILSMFMLEDFGWRIMFGIGMVPLLLIPFIIRYLPESIQFLLSRNRQEEVDQILNRFQIEFNAKEETHQAPSNIRKKNGFLTLFSKEYIKATLLFWITYIMGMFLIYGLNTWLPQMMRQAGYPLGSSLSFLLMLNITAAIGALFAGAIADRIGAKIVISISYLMAAICIGLLTIKPSVTIIYLLIGLAGIGSVGITQILNAYVTQYFPSHIRATSLGWGLGLGRVGAIAGPILVGIIMTMQYDLAWNFYLFSFAGLLAAISVFFIPTK; encoded by the coding sequence ATGCAACCTTCAGCTCCACCTCATCTAGAATCTACAGAAACTATCTTTTCAAGCTCTATTACAAAACTTGTTGTTTTTATTTGTTGGCTAGCCATTCTAGCTGATGGATATGATTTAGGTATTTACGGTGCCGTTCTGCCAAAGCTCCTAGAAGACAAAAGTTGGGCACTTTCACCAGCACACGCTGGTACAATTGCTAGCTATGCTTTATTTGGGATGTTTATTGGCGCTATTCTAGTTGGAACCATTACAGATCTAATTGGGCGAAAATGGACGCTTATATGCTGTTTAGCACTTTTTTCTATCACAATGGGTCTTGCTGCACTTGCTCCTTCCCCTGAATTATTTGGTTTATCTCGATTTATCGGAGGAATCGGATTAGGCGGTGTTATTCCAACAGCTTCAGCACTTACTGTTGAATATTCACCCAAAAAGCGACAATCTTTTATTTATGCTCTTATGTTTACTGGCTATCCTTTAGGTATCGTGTTAGGTGCTATTTTGTCTATGTTTATGTTAGAAGATTTCGGATGGAGAATTATGTTTGGCATCGGAATGGTTCCGCTACTCCTCATTCCTTTCATCATTCGTTATTTACCTGAATCCATTCAATTTTTATTATCACGTAATCGCCAAGAAGAAGTGGACCAAATTCTTAATCGTTTCCAAATTGAATTTAATGCAAAAGAGGAAACTCATCAAGCCCCCTCTAATATACGAAAGAAAAATGGGTTTCTTACGTTATTCTCAAAAGAATACATAAAAGCAACACTGCTTTTTTGGATCACTTATATAATGGGAATGTTTTTAATATACGGTTTAAATACTTGGTTACCTCAAATGATGCGCCAAGCAGGATACCCTCTTGGATCTAGTTTATCATTTTTACTTATGCTAAATATTACTGCCGCTATCGGGGCATTATTTGCTGGAGCAATCGCAGATCGTATAGGAGCTAAAATTGTTATTAGCATCTCCTATCTTATGGCAGCCATATGTATTGGACTATTAACAATTAAACCATCTGTTACAATCATTTATCTTTTAATCGGTCTTGCTGGAATTGGATCAGTCGGTATTACTCAAATATTAAATGCATATGTAACACAATATTTCCCATCCCATATCCGAGCTACTTCCTTAGGCTGGGGACTTGGACTCGGCCGAGTTGGTGCAATTGCTGGCCCTATTCTTGTCGGTATCATTATGACAATGCAATATGACTTAGCATGGAATTTTTACTTATTCTCATTCGCAGGTCTTCTCGCAGCTATATCTGTTTTCTTTATTCCTACAAAATGA
- a CDS encoding spore coat protein, translating to MSLFHCDFLKDLIGSFVRVNRGGPESQKGTIVAVCSDYFVLKNEKGELYYYQIRHLKSVTKNAKDCKADDCGWFECECEDDFEKLLQSFKYRWVKINRGGPEKVEGILQDVSCEFVTLIVKEEVILVAVSHIKSVTVECGESEESNSESTCSGRDRAQRQSSRGR from the coding sequence GTGAGTTTATTTCATTGTGATTTTCTGAAAGATTTAATTGGATCTTTTGTAAGAGTAAACAGGGGTGGTCCAGAATCTCAAAAAGGGACAATAGTCGCAGTATGTTCAGATTACTTTGTATTGAAGAATGAAAAAGGAGAGCTCTATTACTATCAGATTCGTCATCTGAAAAGTGTTACAAAAAATGCGAAAGATTGTAAAGCAGATGATTGCGGATGGTTTGAATGTGAATGTGAAGATGACTTTGAAAAGCTACTTCAAAGCTTCAAATATCGCTGGGTGAAAATTAATCGTGGTGGTCCAGAGAAAGTTGAAGGTATTTTACAAGATGTTTCTTGTGAATTCGTGACATTAATTGTAAAAGAAGAAGTTATATTAGTTGCAGTATCCCATATTAAGAGTGTCACAGTAGAGTGCGGAGAGAGCGAAGAAAGTAATAGTGAAAGCACTTGTTCAGGTCGAGATCGCGCACAAAGACAATCAAGTAGAGGAAGATAA
- a CDS encoding S-adenosylmethionine decarboxylase related protein, with translation MEQFSNSLSITLLGSAGGAAKAVLAILNQAIVNEKDLIYETIKNVQFHLVDIKQKDRTYYDELFPNLKDQLFLYEIDLQDVVKFKQHLKEKSTSVVIDVSGADTIRVLSCCNELGICYINSALENEAVDQDDSLIGFQLTERYTRFEKEKEKFTNTKAIIGSGMNPGVVQWMVVELMKERPNEKPRACYIVEHDTSFLNDTALIKPDTLYASWAVERFLDEAIWSYPMYMSHHRPLYFYEDVYASEYKVKLGEKEFYGCLMPHEEVLILGKNFNMEVGFLYRINEYTTNIIRQNLDKVEELWNWNRKVFNPAEEEIAGEDLVGVLLVYENRETYMYNVMNSSQVFHKYKTNATYFQVGCGIYAGLCSLLFDNFKQGAYYVEELLLNTESKYGEYLNLYMKDFVVGENDFTDGLLHDRVRWI, from the coding sequence GTGGAACAGTTTTCAAATTCGTTATCGATTACATTACTTGGTAGTGCTGGTGGAGCAGCAAAAGCAGTTTTAGCAATTTTAAATCAAGCGATAGTAAATGAAAAAGACCTGATTTATGAAACGATAAAGAATGTTCAATTTCATTTGGTTGATATAAAACAAAAAGATAGGACTTATTACGATGAGTTGTTTCCAAATTTGAAAGATCAATTGTTTTTATATGAAATTGATCTTCAAGATGTAGTGAAATTCAAACAACATTTGAAAGAAAAAAGCACGAGTGTTGTTATTGATGTTTCGGGGGCAGATACGATCAGAGTGTTAAGCTGTTGTAATGAACTTGGAATTTGTTATATTAATTCAGCTTTGGAAAATGAGGCAGTAGATCAGGACGATAGTTTAATCGGTTTTCAGCTTACGGAAAGATATACGAGATTTGAGAAGGAAAAAGAGAAATTTACAAATACAAAAGCAATTATAGGCTCAGGTATGAATCCAGGTGTTGTTCAATGGATGGTTGTTGAACTTATGAAGGAACGCCCGAATGAAAAGCCAAGAGCATGCTATATAGTAGAACATGATACGTCATTTTTGAATGATACAGCACTTATAAAGCCTGATACACTTTATGCTTCATGGGCAGTAGAGCGATTTCTAGATGAAGCGATATGGAGTTATCCGATGTATATGAGTCATCATCGTCCTCTTTACTTTTATGAAGATGTATATGCTTCAGAGTATAAAGTAAAGTTGGGAGAGAAAGAGTTTTATGGTTGTTTAATGCCACATGAGGAAGTTTTAATTTTAGGGAAAAACTTTAATATGGAAGTTGGGTTTCTTTACCGAATTAACGAGTATACAACAAATATAATTAGACAGAATTTAGATAAGGTAGAAGAACTATGGAACTGGAATCGTAAAGTATTTAATCCAGCCGAAGAAGAGATTGCGGGCGAGGATCTAGTCGGTGTATTACTCGTTTATGAAAATAGGGAGACATATATGTATAATGTGATGAATAGTAGCCAAGTTTTTCATAAATATAAAACGAATGCGACTTACTTCCAAGTAGGATGTGGAATTTATGCTGGCTTGTGTAGTTTACTGTTCGATAACTTTAAACAAGGTGCCTATTATGTAGAGGAATTATTATTAAATACAGAAAGTAAGTACGGAGAATATTTGAATTTATATATGAAGGATTTTGTGGTGGGGGAAAATGATTTTACGGATGGATTGCTACATGATCGGGTAAGATGGATATAA
- a CDS encoding FAD-dependent oxidoreductase gives MTSDTFPQLPLSYWIESTQFPTFPRLSENIKTKVAVIGAGITGITTAYLLAKEGIDVVLIDSGLILNGTTGHTTAKVTAQHDLIYDELINHFGVEKAGLYYESNNHALKFINKTVQTYKIDCNFSNEDSYLYTTTDNGLRNLSKEYEAYQKLNIPCDYVQSLSIPIPVQSALIMKNQAQFHPLLYLKTLLEKFVEMGGKVYEQTTAMDVEKGDSPQVITKEGHRITCKYVVSCSHFPFYDANSFFFTRMYAERSYALAIKAKTDYPGGMYLSIDDPKRSLRYTTNNGEKLILIGGESHKTGQGINTMLHYEALFSFAEATFGIDEVPYRWSAQDLITLDKLPYIGHINERNPNIFVATGYRKWGMTTGTAAAHLLKDSILKVHSPYKELYAPSRFHANTDIKTFLSQNIDVAKHLIEGKMETALRQPEDLEIGEGSVVHVNGKRAGAYKDKDGKLHIVDTTCTHLGCEVEWNNGDCTWDCPCHGSRFSIEGDVLEGPADQPLKRVNNE, from the coding sequence ATGACAAGTGATACATTTCCACAACTACCACTATCTTATTGGATTGAATCTACTCAGTTTCCTACTTTCCCTCGTTTATCCGAAAATATAAAGACCAAAGTTGCTGTTATCGGTGCTGGTATTACAGGTATTACTACTGCCTATTTACTTGCAAAAGAAGGCATCGATGTTGTGTTAATTGATTCTGGTCTTATTTTAAATGGAACGACTGGGCATACAACAGCAAAGGTAACAGCGCAACATGATCTTATTTATGACGAATTAATAAATCATTTCGGTGTGGAAAAGGCCGGGCTTTACTATGAATCAAATAATCATGCTCTAAAATTTATTAATAAAACTGTGCAAACATATAAAATCGACTGTAATTTCTCAAATGAAGATTCATATTTATATACAACTACTGATAATGGATTAAGAAATTTATCGAAAGAATATGAAGCCTATCAAAAATTAAATATACCTTGTGACTATGTTCAATCTCTATCGATTCCGATTCCAGTGCAATCTGCACTTATCATGAAAAATCAAGCACAATTCCATCCCCTCCTTTATTTGAAAACACTTCTAGAAAAGTTTGTGGAGATGGGTGGAAAAGTTTACGAACAAACAACAGCTATGGATGTGGAAAAGGGGGATTCTCCACAAGTCATTACAAAGGAGGGCCATCGCATCACTTGTAAATATGTTGTCTCTTGCTCGCATTTTCCTTTTTATGATGCAAATAGCTTTTTCTTTACGCGAATGTATGCTGAACGCTCTTATGCTCTTGCAATCAAAGCAAAAACAGATTATCCAGGTGGCATGTATTTAAGTATTGATGACCCAAAACGCTCCTTACGCTATACAACAAACAATGGGGAAAAATTAATTTTAATTGGCGGAGAAAGTCATAAAACAGGACAAGGAATAAATACAATGCTTCATTATGAAGCTCTGTTTTCTTTTGCGGAAGCAACATTTGGAATAGATGAAGTTCCCTATAGATGGTCAGCACAAGATTTAATTACGCTAGATAAGCTTCCTTATATTGGACATATTAACGAAAGGAATCCAAATATATTTGTTGCAACTGGATATCGTAAATGGGGAATGACAACTGGAACTGCTGCCGCTCATTTACTGAAGGACTCCATTCTAAAAGTCCACAGTCCATATAAAGAACTGTATGCACCATCACGCTTCCATGCAAATACAGATATAAAAACGTTCCTCTCTCAGAACATTGATGTTGCGAAACATTTAATTGAAGGAAAGATGGAAACCGCATTACGTCAACCAGAAGACCTCGAAATTGGTGAAGGATCTGTCGTGCATGTTAACGGGAAACGAGCAGGTGCTTATAAGGACAAAGATGGAAAATTACATATTGTCGATACAACTTGTACACATCTCGGCTGCGAAGTTGAATGGAATAATGGCGATTGTACTTGGGACTGCCCTTGCCACGGTTCCCGCTTTTCAATTGAGGGAGATGTTCTGGAAGGTCCAGCAGATCAACCGTTAAAACGAGTTAATAATGAGTAA
- a CDS encoding PRK06851 family protein, translating to MTGNVLNYYAGGNTARGFHNLYEENLKGLNRLFILKGGPGTGKSSLIKAIGREWVEKGYDIEFLHCSSDNKSVDGVIIPKLKVGIVDGTSPHVIEPKMPGVVEEYINLGVAWDSDKLRKHKVEIERFVSEASKAFQTAYACFNEALIIHDEWEKIYINNIDFNKANVLTDQLIQKLFTDKGGKQSLVKHRFLGAATPKGAVDFVPNLTEGLPHRYFIKGRPGSGKSTMLKKLAKAAEEKGFEVEVYHCGFDPNSLDMVIVRELGFAIFDSTAPHEYFPSREGDEIIDMYALIVTPGTDEKYATEIRDVSIQYKAKMNEAMSFLAKAKSVRDKLERIYIAAMDFSRVDAYKEEIQKEFERIAVSVTEKNK from the coding sequence GTGACAGGGAATGTATTGAATTATTATGCTGGTGGAAATACAGCTAGAGGGTTTCATAATTTATACGAAGAGAACTTAAAAGGACTAAACAGGTTATTTATTTTAAAGGGTGGTCCTGGAACCGGGAAATCTTCTTTAATTAAGGCAATAGGTCGCGAATGGGTTGAAAAAGGATATGATATTGAATTTTTACACTGTTCTTCTGATAACAAATCAGTTGATGGTGTAATTATTCCGAAGTTAAAAGTAGGAATTGTTGATGGAACATCACCGCATGTTATTGAACCGAAAATGCCAGGAGTTGTTGAGGAGTATATTAATTTAGGGGTTGCTTGGGACTCAGATAAATTAAGAAAGCATAAGGTGGAAATTGAACGATTTGTTTCAGAAGCAAGTAAAGCTTTTCAAACTGCTTACGCTTGTTTTAACGAGGCGCTAATTATACATGATGAGTGGGAGAAAATATATATTAATAATATTGATTTTAATAAAGCAAATGTACTAACCGATCAGCTGATTCAGAAGTTATTTACAGATAAAGGCGGGAAACAATCGCTTGTGAAACATCGTTTTTTAGGAGCAGCTACACCGAAAGGAGCAGTTGATTTTGTTCCTAATTTAACAGAAGGATTACCACATCGTTATTTTATAAAAGGACGCCCAGGCTCTGGGAAATCAACAATGCTCAAAAAATTAGCTAAGGCAGCAGAAGAAAAAGGATTTGAAGTTGAAGTATATCATTGTGGATTTGATCCGAATAGCCTTGATATGGTGATTGTAAGAGAATTAGGGTTTGCAATTTTTGATAGCACCGCACCACATGAATATTTTCCGAGCCGCGAAGGTGATGAGATTATAGATATGTATGCCCTTATCGTGACACCAGGGACAGATGAGAAGTATGCGACAGAAATTCGCGACGTGTCGATTCAATATAAAGCAAAAATGAATGAGGCGATGTCTTTCTTAGCGAAAGCGAAATCAGTTCGTGATAAATTAGAACGAATTTATATTGCTGCTATGGATTTTTCAAGAGTAGACGCATATAAAGAGGAGATTCAAAAAGAGTTTGAACGAATTGCGGTTAGTGTAACAGAAAAGAACAAGTAA
- a CDS encoding nucleotidyltransferase domain-containing protein: MREKIRLELERIEKENEVKILFAVESGSRAWGFPSKDSDYDVRFVYMHPVEWYLSIHDKRDVIEYPISDDLDISGWDIKKALQLFAKSNPALLEWIRSPIFYSKNSNFPEQLQQMSEKHFDPKATIYHYLHMASKNYREFLQGENVKLKKYFYVLRPILACKWLEEKTTLPPVEFDRLITELSLERSVLAEIEQLLIKKKAGTELDIGLKIEVLNQFLEDQIHYYQQYVKGIEKGSGIDIESLNTLFRDMLFAVYEKEHK; this comes from the coding sequence ATGAGAGAGAAAATTAGGTTGGAGTTAGAAAGAATTGAAAAAGAGAATGAAGTGAAAATTTTATTTGCAGTGGAATCAGGGAGTCGTGCTTGGGGCTTTCCATCGAAAGATAGTGATTATGATGTTAGATTCGTTTATATGCATCCGGTAGAATGGTATTTATCAATTCATGATAAACGAGATGTAATTGAGTATCCGATTAGTGATGATTTAGATATAAGCGGCTGGGATATTAAAAAAGCGTTACAACTATTCGCAAAGTCAAACCCAGCTTTACTTGAATGGATTCGATCACCGATTTTTTATTCGAAAAACTCTAATTTTCCAGAACAGCTTCAGCAAATGAGTGAAAAGCATTTTGATCCAAAAGCAACGATATATCATTACTTACATATGGCTTCAAAAAATTATCGTGAATTTTTGCAAGGTGAGAATGTAAAATTGAAAAAGTACTTTTATGTATTACGTCCTATTTTAGCTTGTAAGTGGTTAGAGGAGAAAACAACTCTGCCTCCTGTAGAATTCGATCGATTGATTACAGAATTATCATTAGAACGTAGTGTATTAGCTGAAATTGAACAGTTGTTAATAAAGAAAAAGGCAGGTACTGAATTAGATATTGGATTAAAAATTGAGGTGTTGAATCAATTTTTAGAAGATCAAATTCATTACTATCAGCAATATGTAAAAGGAATTGAAAAGGGATCAGGAATCGATATTGAGAGTTTAAATACATTGTTTCGAGATATGTTGTTTGCAGTATATGAAAAAGAGCACAAGTGA
- a CDS encoding cyclase family protein — MKVIDLSQTFENNMSQFPGTPKINLGAITSVEEAGYQVTDFHSVVHVGTHCDAPAHFISGATTIDQLPLNQFVGDAVLIDVTHVKERKLPREVLHNADIKEGDIVIFHSNLSTKWNTEAYEKEAFYLSEELAEELVQLKVKSVGLDFISPDEVTTETSPIHHILLGNNIYLIENLTNLDAINTKRFFFSAAPLKIKDSDGAFARAFAVIF; from the coding sequence GTGAAAGTAATTGACCTATCACAAACATTTGAAAACAACATGTCCCAATTCCCTGGAACACCAAAAATCAATTTAGGAGCCATTACAAGCGTTGAAGAGGCAGGCTATCAAGTTACAGACTTTCATTCTGTTGTTCATGTTGGCACACATTGTGATGCTCCTGCTCATTTCATTTCAGGTGCAACGACTATTGATCAATTACCCCTAAATCAATTTGTAGGCGACGCTGTTCTTATTGATGTAACTCATGTAAAAGAACGAAAACTACCTAGAGAAGTATTACACAACGCTGACATAAAAGAAGGGGATATTGTCATTTTCCATTCCAATCTATCTACTAAATGGAACACAGAAGCATATGAGAAAGAAGCTTTTTATCTTTCTGAAGAATTAGCTGAAGAACTAGTTCAATTAAAAGTAAAATCTGTCGGTTTAGATTTCATCTCTCCTGATGAGGTAACAACAGAAACATCACCGATTCATCACATACTACTTGGGAATAATATTTATTTAATCGAAAACTTAACAAACTTAGATGCCATTAATACGAAACGTTTCTTTTTCTCAGCGGCACCTTTAAAAATTAAAGATAGCGACGGTGCTTTTGCAAGGGCATTCGCTGTAATTTTTTAA
- a CDS encoding spore coat protein: MESVLCCEQIKCLVGETVKVNLRGPESRVGVLVSLGRDYLTLQLPLGELVYYQLKHVKSLVKKVKESKCGDCYVSCFCSDDDTFVDVLRDLKYKWVKINRGGPECVEGLLSEVHEECITLVNGDEVIYIINYHIKSVSQVVKCKKNEDE, translated from the coding sequence TTGGAGAGTGTATTATGTTGTGAGCAAATTAAGTGCTTAGTCGGTGAGACTGTGAAAGTAAATCTGCGTGGACCAGAGAGTCGAGTGGGGGTACTTGTATCGTTAGGAAGAGATTACCTCACATTACAACTTCCTCTTGGTGAATTAGTATATTACCAATTGAAGCACGTGAAGAGTCTAGTTAAGAAAGTGAAAGAAAGTAAATGTGGCGATTGCTATGTTTCATGTTTCTGCTCTGATGATGATACTTTTGTCGATGTATTACGTGACTTGAAGTATAAGTGGGTAAAGATTAATCGTGGCGGCCCAGAGTGTGTGGAAGGTTTATTAAGTGAAGTGCATGAAGAATGTATTACGCTAGTAAACGGTGATGAAGTCATTTATATCATTAATTATCATATTAAGAGTGTGAGTCAAGTAGTGAAATGTAAAAAGAATGAAGATGAATAA